In a genomic window of Primulina huaijiensis isolate GDHJ02 chromosome 10, ASM1229523v2, whole genome shotgun sequence:
- the LOC140986176 gene encoding dnaJ protein ERDJ2A-like: MADSEENNALFPIFILSMIAIPLVPYTVMKLFRAASKRTKSIHCDCSDCARSGKYHKSIFKRIANASTCSNFTLLLLWIVVGILVYYIKNISREVQVFEPFSILGLEPGAKESEIKKAYRKLSIQYHPDKNPDPAAHKYFVESISKAYQALTDPISRENFEKYGHPDGRQGFQMGIALPQFLLNIDSASSGVLLIGIVGVCILLPLVMAVIYLSRSSKYTGNYVKNDTLGAYFHLMKPSLAPSKIMEVFIKAAEFFEIPVRRTDDEPLHKLFMTVRSELNLDLKNIKKEQAKFLKQHPSLVKTELLIQAHLTRETTLLSPDLERDCKKVLEFAPRLLEELIKMAIIPRTSKGQGWLRPTIGVVELSQCIVQAIPLSARKAAGGSADGIAPFLQLPHFNEDIIKKITRKKVRNFQDFQEMNVQERAELLTQVAEMSLPEVQDVEKVMELIPSVTVDVTCCTEGEEGVQEGDIVTVQAWITLKRSNGLIGALPHSPRYPFHKEENFWFLLADPSTNTVWFSQKVSFMDEVAAVSSASTAIEERMEVLAANPRETSAAIKEAVQRVKSGSRLAMGKFLAMAEGNYNLMCYLLCDSWIGCDKKVPLKLKVLRRTRAGTRGGLIDGGAVPEERIEEEEESEEEEEEDIDSEYSEDEDEKQKSKGKGYSKGKVNGKGKESGSETSGSDEE, from the exons ATggctgattcagaagaaaataaTGCTCTATttccaatttttattttgtcaatgATCGCTATACCTTTGGTGCCTTATACGGTAATGAAGTTATTCCGTGCTGCCTCAAAGAGAACGAAGAGCATCCACTGTGATTGTTCTGACTGTGCTCGATCAGGGAaatatcacaaatcaatatTTAAACGG ATTGCAAATGCATCAACATGCAGTAACTTCACTCTCTTGCTGCTATGGATCGTTGTGGGAATTCTCGTTTATTACATAAAGAACATTAGTCGTGAG GTTCAAGTCTTTGAGCCATTCAGTATTCTTGGACTAGAGCCCGGAGCTAAAGAATCTGAGATTAAGAAAGCATATAGGAAACTTTCCATTCAGTACCACCCTGATAAGAACCCTGATCCAg CTGCTCACAAGTATTTTGTTGAGTCCATTTCCAAAGCTTACCAGGCTCTGACAGATCCAATTTCCCGCGAGAATTTCGAAAAATATGGCCATCCTGATGGTAGGCAG GGATTTCAAATGGGAATCGCTCTTCCTCAGTTTCTTCTTAATATTGACAGTGCATCAAGTGGTGTACTATTGATAGGGATAGTTGGAGTCTGTATATTGTTGCCACTTGTGATGGCTGTTATATATCTTTCGAGATCTTCAAAATATACCGGAAATTATGTTAAGAATGACACGCTGGGTGCCTATTTTCACTTGATGAAGCCTTCATTGGCCCCTAG CAAAATCATGGAAGTCTTCATTAAAGCTGCTGAATTTTTTGAGATCCCGGTGCGAAGAACCGACGACGAACCTCTTCACAAACTCTTTATGACTGTAAGAAGCGAGTTGAACTTAGACCTCAAAAATATAAAGAAGGAACAAGCAAAGTTCTTGAAGCAGCATCCGTCACTTGTTAAG ACAGAACTGTTGATTCAAGCACACTTGACTCGTGAAACGACATTATTATCCCCAGATTTGGAACGTGATTGCAAAAAGGTTCTGGAATTCGCACCTCGTCTTCTTGAGGAGCTGATCAAG ATGGCGATCATCCCACGAACTTCCAAAGGGCAAGGCTGGCTTAGGCCTACCATTGGAGTTGTTGAACTTTCCCAGTGTATCGTTCAG GCTATTCCTCTTAGTGCAAGAAAGGCCGCAGGAGGGTCAGCTGATGGAATTGCACCTTTTTTACAACTTCCACATTTTAATGAGGATATAATCAAGAAAATCACCCGAAAG AAGGTGCGCAATTTTCAAGATTTCCAGGAAATGAATGTTCAAGAACGAGCTGAACTTCTGACTCAAGTGGCCGAAATGTCGCTTCCCGAAGTGCAAGATGTTGAAAAGGTAATGGAACTGATTCCTTCAGTTACAGTAGACGTTACCTGCTGCACTGAAGGAGAGGAAGGCGTACAAGAGGGTGACATAGTTACTGTTCAAGCTTGGATCACCCTGAAACGTTCGAATGGCTTGATCGGTGCTCTTCCCCACAGCCCCCGTTATCCATTccacaaagaagaaaatttcTGGTTTTTACTCGCTGATCCCAGTACAAATACCGTGTGGTTCTCCCAGAAGGTCAGTTTTATGGATGAAGTTGCTGCTGTTAGCAGTGCTTCAACGGCAATCGAAGAAAGAATGGAGGTTCTCGCGGCGAATCCAAGGGAAACAAGTGCTGCTATAAAGGAAGCGGTTCAGCGAGTTAAGAGTGGGTCTCGGCTTGCAATGGGTAAGTTTCTTGCCATGGCTGAAGGGAACTATAACTTGATGTGCTATTTGTTGTGCGATTCTTGGATTGGATGCGACAAAAAAGTGCCCTTGAAGCTGAAAGTTCTGAGACGGACACGAGCTGGGACGAGGGGTGGGCTGATCGATGGAGGGGCGGTTCCAGAGGAAAGGATTGAAGAGGAAGAGGAGTccgaagaagaggaagaggagGATATCGATAGCGAGTATAGCGAAGACGAAGATGAGAAACAGAAATCAAAAGGTAAAGGTTATTCGAAAGGAAAAGTAAATGGAAAAGGCAAAGAGTCTGGTTCGGAGACTTCAGGTTCAGATGAGGAGTGA